DNA sequence from the Liolophura sinensis isolate JHLJ2023 chromosome 1, CUHK_Ljap_v2, whole genome shotgun sequence genome:
CATTGATCGAAATATGAATAAACTGACATATTAACTTCAATCGATTCATTTTACTCCTTGAATAAATACACAATCATATATGATAATGCGAAAATAAGAAACGTCAGAGTGGGGATAGAGAAAGGTGGGGGAGGGGGCTCATAAACGGTGGCCGAAATAAAGTCATGCAGGGCCGGTGTAACTTGGTCGTTCTACATATGTAGACCCTCTAGGAGATTCATAATTCATAGATATAACAGAATTCCCGGAAAGCTTCCCATATGTATGCTGGGAATTGCTCTGTGTACAACCACTCCTCTAATAGGCGCTCACCACAACCCGGTTTATATGGGCATACGTGTGCTATCAAACAGTTCCTGTAAGCTCGTGTTAATAACAGCAACACCAGTGTCCGCATCGGTACGTATTGAGACGGATGTTGATTGACTAGATTTGTCCTGTAGGTAGTGgatattcagtttatttaaaatttaaaccggCAAACAGTGTGGCATTCATAGATCTTCAGCCAGCTTGTGTACTATGGTGCCGTTAACTGTTGAATACATCAAACCATTATGCTGTATATGCCTCTAACACGGAGACCTCTATAGATGTAAAGAAGGTAAATTTCTTACGTTATGTAGATACCAtgtatcttttcattttatacataacatgtgtaaataatcataattttatacattttatgatatataaatatacatgatatatagtataattatgtgtaggcctacataaactTACACATTTGACTTCCACGGTTACACGTGCCGTTGTGTTCATAGGCCGTTGACTGTAGGTAATAAAGTCGCCTAATAAAGTCGCCTGCTTCAGCCTAAAACGTCAAGGGAAGAATTCTTCctcattatgtatattttccgtGCGACAGGACTAAACCGTTGTTTAATTACGCTACCGGTATTTATCGTGTAACATTGCCTATCCATGCaccatatatttttgtatatagcctgtttgatttatttatgtatttgattggtgttttacgctgtactcaagaatataccacTTATgggacggcggccaacattatggtgagataaCCGGTTTGAACTGGTTTGAGGCAAGCCTTTGAATACACAAccattattgtattttattaccGTAATATCGCCATTGTTAATACAGTATGGGTTAAAGTAGGCCCATACTGAAGGGAGACGTTAAAATATATCCATTAATAAAAGCGACACTAATATGTGTATATCTAGTCATCACATGATGACGTACGTGTCAAACGGCATCCACTGTAGATGGGAACTGCAGTAAGGTTTACATCATGAATCTGggtgtgtatatgtaggtttcTTTGCTTCCGGTAATGACAGTGCCTCTAAAAATACCGATCCATCCACCTACTGACTTTATAGGGGCTATTTGTACCTTTTTAAGTTTCGTTCCGTATGCTGCACGGTAAAGCCTCATCAGgattttgttctatttttagACGTGGCAATCGGGAGTTTCCCTTTTATCACTGCATGCTCGCTGTTATGAAAACCACGCTTTGTATCTTAGTCAGAAGGATTTCTCGGTGTTTCGACGTAAACCTATAAATTTGATCGGGCTTGTATTGAGGTTTGTGGTAGCCGGATGAGGACTTCTCCCCCCGCGCCTCCCCTCGGGTCGAGGCCAGCGGGACGAAATGTCTTCATTCAGCGTCTATAGAGTTCTGTTAAACTCTTACTTTTTGTATGTACAATGAAACAAACTTGACCAACTCATAACAGCTTACATCTGTAATACTCCTCTTCCAAACAATGTTTAATTTTCTGGTTTcgtttcaatttatttttttatgtagaaaCCGATTTGACCAGAGAACCTATCAAGCTACACGACAGGTAATCACCACCCGCTGTATAGCAATGGAGGGGAAAGTGAGAGTAAATGGTAAAGCGCTGTCTGTTTCTGAAAGGGACAACCAATCAGATTATGACTCGGACGAAGAAGTGTTTGACATGACCAACGTGAAAGTACGAGTTATCCGTTCATACAAGGCTAAAAATCCCGGAGAACTGTCCATATCTAAAGGTAAGCAAAAACACAGAAACGAATGTCGTGTCATCCATCATACGGTTATGTCCTCAAGCTTTTACTGCATGGTATTTAGCAGATTAAGCAATTAAAATAGGTTTCTGCTAGTTCTATATGGGATTTAGATAGACGTGTATCTTAATCCCATGTTCTGTATATGTGAGCTGTCCCTTTAATGCAGATCGTCATGTCTCCCCATTGTTACACTTCTTCACACCTGTTCATCCTCACAAAGGTGTGTCACGTGTGCcttgtacatgcatgattgCCAGCTTTAATTGCTTTAAAGCCATGTTTTACAGGAATGCTGTGGGGTTTTTTTATAATACACATAcggatgaataaaaaaaatattaacgaTGACAAACCATCATGTTAGCCAACTAATCTATGATGAAGTACAAGACTTTCGCTTAATCCCTGGTTCTGAAATGAGCATTAAGACGTCATCCCAGGACAGAAGCAgtcagaatacatgtaactctgcaTATGAAACTCCTGCATAATGGGTATACGGGTCATGATTCCATGCAAGGATAGCTTGAGCATATAAGTCTGTTGTTTTATCGTAACTCTTAACGTACGTTGAAGGTATACATTTAAACATCTTGCTGATCCTCATGTTACATACAATTAAGGAGTTATCTATTCATGAAGGTCTATTGTTAAAGGTCGTTCAACCCTTGCGGTGCATCAATCTGTTCATTCAAGTATAGGTTATTAGATTACCCCCAAAAGACTGCGAACGACTCACAGATGGGAGAAGAAGGCCCAGGGACTGTGTAACAAAAACTAATATTTAGTACAATTCAGTCTTAGGTCGTCCTTGCGGGGTCTTTGACCTGGCTAATGTCAAAGTCATTTGGACCTGTCTGCCCTCAGGATACGTGTGCACTTTGAAGTTTGCTTGaagagatacagaatcgattttgattggttggtggGAGAGATAGGAAAGCCCAGAATACATCTCTTCACACAGGAAACCACATccccactgtcagccaatcggcgattctgtatccctttaaagaaTTGCGGCCCGAATCTTTAAGGACAGTTAACTTCAGGGGGCTCTTAGGTCGATGATCTACACGACACATGCATGATGTGCTCCAGACAGATGAAAGCAAACATTCTTGACCCgaaaatgtttatttagtgtttattttttattgccCACTGTTCGTTCTTATCCAAACGCTCACTCATGTAAATTACGGAAGTGATGGGTAGCATAAGAGATACAGAATGACTAGAGGCAATGCCTTTTCTCCATCCTGTTATTTACTGCATGTATTCTTCCGCACAACGAAAAGCTTGCACTATTATACTAAAATGCGGTATATCACCTAAAGGTTAGCCCTTTTCAATGATACATCCTGCTGGATTCAGCCATCCTATTTATGCTCACTTAAGAGTTTATATGAAGTTTGAATAATTTCCTAAACTTAAGTGTCGGCAATAAAAGTATCTTTTTAAGTCATTTATATATGTGCTTCTGACAGCGCCTTTTTACAGGTCAAACACTTCTTATGCTGTATATTCAGCCCTCATTCTCCAGTGAGTGTACGTCTAATCAATGCAGGGCGACGGGCTTTGGTGACAGCTATGAAGGAGTTGTGGCTGTTGGTGTGTTCTATGAAATAGCGTGTTTCCGGAGCTTCTGCTGGAACCCCCATGCGTATTTCTCTTTTAGAACATCAAACCCCATGCACTTGAGCCCCAGATCCCTATCCCAGATTGTTGCCAATATGTATGTCATATCACAGGCGAATTCTAATCATTAAATCACATCGTTCTAAGTTTTTTCCGTTACCAAACCGTACCTCGACGAGCAGTGAAAACTGTATACAAGCTATATGTTCATTTGTATAGTGATTGTACGCATCACTATACAAAGCGTTTCACCACACAAATGTTATTCATTTGCTCCAAAAAAAGTTAGTTTGTGGACATCGAAAGCTTATGTTGGCCTGCAGAAATATACGATTGTAGGAATACAAAAGGAAATTGATCTCGGAAAAAGACTGAATGACAGTGGAATATGTGTGTAAGTTTgttgggatcaaacctgggtcgggtcataccaaaaatggtacttaatcgttgctgcctcgcttggcgttcaacactgagaggttagagcaaagaaacaggaccgGTTGGCCCGGAGTATGATGTTGATGTgtgggatgtcatgcctggtgtcttcactACGATACTTAATTCAGTGGCAGATCCACTTTGGCGACATTGACTCGCCTCGCcatgccacaaaaagacacagtatatgtatacacacttaatgacttctcgtcgttatatgactgaaaaattattgttttcgacatgaaacatgtacatacgtacaaTCATGTGTAGTTTAAGGGGATACCTGCGAGCAGATATAGACACCTTGGCTTGAACATATATACTCTCGATATTAATCGTAATAGATCTATATGCTTTAgtaacacatatatacatacatgtatatggcgaTCATAACTGACAAGGTCACGTTTGAATTGTGATTAGAATCGGGAACTGTCGGGAACAACAAGGCGTAATGATGAacgaaaaacatttttttttattgaagaatTAAACGCTTCAGGAATATCTCTGTAAGGGCAGACTTGGTCgatttttatatacattcttaATTGTATAAAACCAATCTTATCTAAATTTCTAATAAACGTTTTACTGtgatttacatttactttcTGCTTTTAATTTCAGGCGATGTCTTAAAGCAACTCAAACCTGCCAACAACGACAAGATGGCGTACGGCTGCCTGAACAAGTTTGTATTTTGCCGGAACTATGGTTACTATCCCGCCAGTTGTGTCGTCCTAAAGTCCAGGAAAAGCTGGAATAACCTTTGACCCCATTACAAGACTCATTTCTTTGGTTACTTTGGGGATTATTTTCCTGTTATGGGGGTAAGGTTAATCGTGAACCATGTACGATCCATGAATCTATTGCACATGGTCAAGCCGTCCAGGTAACAGAACAGGTAGGGCCCGTCGGCATGATTTGTCCAGTGTTTGCTTGAAATTAAtccattagaaaaaaaaacaacaagggaGAAGAACTTAGAACGCCGCCTGATTTCTGTACTCTTTGTAATACCGAGTTTGTAATCTGGAAAAAAAAGGCAAGACATATAAAGTATATGAAGTTCACATGAAGTTCAGTTCATGTATGTTCAGCGAAATTCAGTGATATTCACACTAAGGAATGGTCAAGTCTGTGCATTCCCTTTTGAATATGTCGGTCTGTTTGACAACACGAAAGCTTTTGGGCACAAATCTACAGATAACAGTTAATATAACAGTTAATACGTCTCGACGGCATGCAGTTATATGATTTTGGATATCGCtgtctcaagaattttttagtCCAATGACAGAAGAGATCAACACGGAATTAAGTGTGAAAAGAGAGGCAGTCAGTATAAACATAGTTGGTACATGTGCACTGACTTTAGACTAACAGtctcaaaatgttcaaaattttcattttcactacCTCAAAGgtgtacacactgtaagtatatCTTTGTTTCGAAATGCTGCGTCTCATCGCACGGCCTCATCATAAAAACACTACAGAAATGTACAGGAAATGCTCTTGTTTGTTAATTTGCTGATAATGCgctttatacatatacttagcTGATTATTTCATCCT
Encoded proteins:
- the LOC135461960 gene encoding uncharacterized protein LOC135461960, which codes for MEGKVRVNGKALSVSERDNQSDYDSDEEVFDMTNVKVRVIRSYKAKNPGELSISKGDVLKQLKPANNDKMAYGCLNKFVFCRNYGYYPASCVVLKSRKSWNNL